From Pseudodesulfovibrio alkaliphilus, one genomic window encodes:
- a CDS encoding histone deacetylase family protein, which translates to MLKADKSLGIVFFPAFDWAISPTHPERQERLLYTQDQLREEGLFDIEGVTEHKPDVAAIEDVERVHFCFPEVSAVTTRSHLISAGGAMKAADLVMQGECDRAFAMVRPPGHHAMKVVHGARGFCNINIEAVMVEHIRETYGHRRVAIVDTDCHHGDGTQDVYWHDPDTLFISLHQDGRTLYPGSGFPHELGGPKAMGRTLNIPLPPNTSDEGFLMVMERVVLPILDDFKPDLIINSAGQDNHFTDPITDMNFSARGYAALSDMLKPDIAVLEGGYSIQGALPYINLGLCLAMAGVDYSLVREPNFSPELIRQDARTTAYIEELCRQLPALYFDPPPYNRKNDVRQGVISGNTLVRQRQIYYDTDGINETQRETLFLCDECRGLLKVETRADSGPQCLGVEIPVHACPDCRSRGYQIVEDAQLKGNARYIQLINRLDRDYLRVGF; encoded by the coding sequence GTGCTCAAGGCGGACAAATCACTGGGCATCGTCTTTTTTCCGGCATTCGACTGGGCCATCTCGCCCACCCATCCCGAACGCCAGGAGCGGCTGCTCTACACCCAGGACCAGCTGCGCGAGGAAGGGCTCTTCGACATCGAGGGCGTCACCGAGCACAAACCCGACGTGGCCGCCATCGAGGACGTGGAGCGTGTCCACTTCTGTTTTCCCGAGGTCAGCGCCGTGACCACCCGCTCGCACCTCATCTCTGCGGGCGGAGCCATGAAGGCCGCGGACCTCGTCATGCAGGGCGAGTGCGACCGCGCCTTCGCCATGGTCCGGCCGCCCGGCCACCACGCCATGAAGGTGGTCCACGGCGCTCGGGGCTTCTGCAACATCAACATCGAGGCCGTCATGGTCGAGCACATCCGCGAGACCTACGGCCACAGGCGCGTGGCCATCGTGGACACCGACTGCCACCACGGCGACGGCACCCAGGACGTGTACTGGCACGACCCGGACACCCTGTTCATCTCCCTGCACCAGGACGGGCGCACCCTGTACCCCGGCTCGGGCTTTCCCCACGAGCTGGGCGGACCAAAGGCCATGGGCCGGACCCTGAACATCCCCCTGCCGCCAAACACCTCGGACGAGGGGTTTCTCATGGTCATGGAGCGCGTGGTCCTGCCCATCCTCGACGATTTCAAGCCCGACCTGATCATCAACTCGGCCGGGCAGGACAACCACTTCACCGATCCCATCACGGACATGAACTTCTCGGCCAGGGGCTACGCGGCCTTAAGCGACATGCTCAAGCCGGACATCGCCGTGCTCGAAGGGGGCTACTCCATCCAGGGGGCGCTGCCCTACATCAACCTCGGCCTGTGCCTGGCCATGGCCGGGGTGGACTACTCCCTCGTCCGCGAGCCCAACTTCAGCCCGGAACTCATCCGCCAGGACGCCCGCACCACGGCCTACATCGAGGAGCTGTGCCGCCAGCTGCCCGCCCTCTATTTCGACCCGCCGCCCTACAACCGCAAAAACGACGTGCGCCAGGGCGTGATCTCGGGAAACACCCTGGTCCGGCAGCGGCAGATATACTACGACACAGACGGCATCAACGAGACCCAGCGCGAGACCCTGTTCCTGTGCGACGAGTGCCGGGGCCTGCTCAAGGTCGAGACCCGGGCAGACTCCGGCCCCCAGTGCCTGGGCGTGGAGATCCCCGTCCACGCCTGCCCTGACTGCCGCAGCCGGGGCTACCAGATCGTGGAGGACGCCCAGCTCAAGGGCAACGCCCGCTACATCCAGCTCATCAACCGCCTGGACCGCGACTACCTGCGCGTGGGATTCTGA
- a CDS encoding glycosyltransferase: MAETRFRVDMHVHSKHSTRPSQWILQKLGCPESFTEPASLYAAARERGMDLVTITDHNTIRGSLEIAGLPGAFVSEEITTYFPEDKCKLHVLAYDITEAQHDDIQHCRENVFDLVEYLRGQDIVHVLAHPLFAVNDRLTPAHFEQSLLLFDVFEENGTRDARQNQVLRQILTGLTPADMERLANMHNIKPHGDTPWEKGIIGGSDDHSSLNIARMFTLFRGEPSVGAALSGVRDHTARPGGTPATPRTMAHNLYGIAYGFYRSRLGSLGHAASEHLCFRFARNALSPERSPGCSLVERFLRLVGRGKATLHREYGPTRSVQEMLLKEAGDIVARDPALMRIARGEERDPLVLEREWSRFVSLAANRVLAQFADRTLSAALGANLFDVFHSMGSAGSLYTLLAPYFVGYDLFSRERRFSLDCLARFRPKAARRGGTSLRIAHFTDTFDEINGVARTIRQQLAMVARHGKDMTVITCGASADISGAVSFAPVGRFAIPEYPEIELAYPPLLDMLTHCFEQEYDCILAATPGPVGLAGLAIARILKLPFHGTYHTAFPDYVGALTGDSALEDGCWRYMSWFYNQMQIIYAPSEATRFELADHGIDPHKIVTYPRGVDTDRFHPAKRNGFFSRYDAEGRTKLLYVGRVSREKGLDVLAEAYRKAVRLREGLQLVVVGDGPYLAEMKRLLRGSPVTFTGTLKGEALAQAYASSDVFVFPSATDTFGNVVLEAQASGLPVIVTDKGGPCENVLPNETGLVVPAGDPDALLRAVLHLIDTPERIEYMRRKARSHMENRTFDATFLKTWEIFGSHVAREGRTP, from the coding sequence ATGGCCGAAACACGGTTCCGGGTGGACATGCACGTCCACTCCAAGCACTCCACGCGTCCCTCGCAGTGGATTCTGCAGAAGCTGGGCTGCCCGGAGAGCTTCACCGAGCCAGCCTCCCTCTATGCCGCGGCCCGCGAGCGCGGCATGGATCTGGTGACCATCACCGACCACAACACCATCCGGGGCAGCCTGGAGATCGCCGGGCTGCCCGGCGCATTCGTCAGCGAGGAAATCACCACCTATTTTCCCGAGGACAAATGCAAGCTGCACGTCCTGGCCTACGACATCACCGAGGCCCAGCATGACGACATCCAGCACTGCCGCGAGAATGTCTTTGATCTGGTGGAGTATCTGCGCGGGCAGGACATCGTTCACGTCCTGGCCCACCCCCTGTTCGCGGTCAACGACCGGCTGACCCCGGCCCACTTTGAGCAGAGCCTGCTGCTCTTCGACGTTTTCGAGGAAAACGGCACCCGCGATGCGCGCCAGAACCAGGTGCTGCGTCAGATCCTGACCGGACTGACCCCGGCGGACATGGAGCGGCTGGCCAATATGCACAACATCAAACCCCACGGCGACACGCCATGGGAAAAGGGAATCATCGGCGGGTCCGACGACCACAGCTCGCTCAACATCGCCCGCATGTTCACCCTGTTCCGGGGCGAACCCTCGGTGGGCGCAGCGCTCTCCGGGGTGCGCGACCACACGGCCCGGCCGGGCGGTACCCCGGCCACGCCCCGGACCATGGCCCACAATCTCTACGGCATCGCCTACGGTTTTTACCGCTCGCGCCTCGGCTCCCTGGGCCACGCGGCCAGCGAACACCTCTGCTTCCGCTTCGCCCGCAACGCCCTTTCGCCCGAGCGCTCTCCTGGCTGCTCGCTGGTGGAGCGCTTTTTGCGGCTGGTGGGCCGGGGCAAGGCCACCCTGCACCGCGAATACGGGCCGACCCGCTCCGTGCAGGAGATGTTGCTCAAGGAGGCGGGCGACATCGTGGCCCGCGATCCGGCCCTGATGCGCATCGCCCGGGGCGAGGAGCGCGACCCCCTGGTGCTGGAGCGGGAGTGGTCCCGGTTCGTGTCCCTGGCGGCCAACCGCGTCCTGGCCCAGTTTGCTGACCGCACCCTGAGCGCAGCCTTGGGGGCCAACCTCTTTGATGTCTTCCATTCCATGGGCTCGGCCGGTTCGCTCTACACCCTGCTGGCGCCGTATTTCGTGGGTTACGATCTCTTCTCGCGGGAGCGGCGCTTTTCGCTCGACTGCCTTGCCCGGTTCCGGCCCAAGGCGGCCAGGCGCGGCGGCACCAGCCTGCGCATCGCCCATTTCACCGACACTTTTGACGAGATCAACGGCGTGGCCCGGACCATCCGCCAGCAACTGGCCATGGTCGCCCGCCACGGCAAGGACATGACTGTGATCACCTGCGGGGCCAGCGCGGACATCTCCGGCGCGGTCAGCTTTGCCCCGGTTGGCCGGTTCGCCATTCCCGAGTACCCGGAGATCGAGCTGGCCTACCCTCCGCTTCTGGATATGCTTACCCACTGCTTCGAGCAGGAATACGACTGCATCCTGGCGGCCACTCCCGGCCCGGTGGGGCTGGCCGGGCTGGCCATTGCCCGCATCCTCAAGCTGCCCTTCCACGGCACCTACCACACCGCCTTTCCCGACTATGTGGGCGCACTGACCGGCGACTCGGCCCTTGAGGACGGCTGCTGGCGGTACATGAGCTGGTTCTACAACCAGATGCAGATCATCTACGCGCCCAGCGAGGCCACCCGTTTCGAGCTGGCCGACCACGGCATCGACCCGCACAAGATAGTCACCTACCCCCGCGGGGTGGACACCGACCGCTTCCATCCGGCCAAGCGCAACGGGTTCTTCTCCCGCTACGATGCGGAGGGACGGACCAAGCTGCTCTATGTGGGACGCGTGTCCCGCGAGAAGGGGCTCGATGTGCTGGCCGAGGCATATCGAAAGGCCGTGCGCCTGCGCGAGGGGCTTCAGCTCGTCGTGGTGGGCGACGGTCCCTACCTGGCCGAGATGAAGCGGCTGCTGCGCGGCTCGCCCGTCACCTTTACCGGCACCCTCAAGGGCGAGGCCCTGGCCCAGGCCTATGCCAGCTCGGATGTCTTCGTCTTCCCCTCGGCCACGGACACCTTCGGCAACGTGGTTCTGGAGGCCCAGGCCTCGGGCCTGCCGGTCATCGTCACCGACAAGGGCGGCCCGTGCGAAAACGTGCTGCCCAACGAGACCGGCCTCGTGGTCCCGGCCGGAGACCCGGACGCCCTGCTCCGGGCTGTGCTCCACCTCATCGACACGCCCGAGCGCATCGAGTACATGCGCCGCAAGGCCCGCTCCCACATGGAGAACCGGACCTTTGACGCCACCTTCCTCAAGACCTGGGAAATCTTCGGCTCCCATGTGGCCCGAGAGGGGCGCACCCCGTGA
- a CDS encoding TraR/DksA family transcriptional regulator, with amino-acid sequence MTDTQRREIKDHLLNGLSSLTTQETAESFALENCPDDTDFAAQLARQGVSLAMQHRRMVRIREYEAAIRRLHETDYGVCEECGDPIGLARLKANPSARLCIICQCAAEDGLLSDDVRCA; translated from the coding sequence ATGACCGATACGCAACGTCGCGAAATCAAGGACCACCTGTTGAATGGATTGAGCAGCCTGACCACGCAGGAAACCGCCGAGTCCTTTGCGCTGGAAAATTGCCCGGACGACACCGACTTTGCCGCGCAGCTCGCCCGGCAGGGGGTAAGTCTGGCCATGCAGCACCGCCGCATGGTCCGCATCAGGGAATACGAGGCAGCCATCAGGCGTCTGCACGAGACCGACTACGGCGTCTGCGAAGAGTGCGGCGACCCCATCGGGCTGGCCCGGCTCAAGGCCAACCCTTCGGCCCGGCTGTGCATCATCTGCCAGTGCGCGGCCGAGGACGGCCTGCTCTCGGATGACGTGCGCTGCGCCTGA
- a CDS encoding DMT family transporter — protein MKWFFILFALLAGAGMPLQAGINLRLRHTLGEPVMAALVSFAVGTFCLLAYAAAARTPLPPPGVLAATPWWAWTGGALGAFFVFATIVLAGQLGAATTMAWLLAGQFLAALLLDHFGLVSFALREITWQRVAGVALIIAGAVLVNKY, from the coding sequence ATGAAGTGGTTTTTCATACTCTTTGCCTTGCTGGCCGGAGCGGGGATGCCGCTTCAGGCGGGAATCAACCTGCGGCTGCGCCACACCCTGGGCGAGCCGGTCATGGCCGCGCTGGTATCTTTTGCCGTGGGCACTTTCTGCCTGCTGGCCTATGCGGCGGCGGCGCGGACGCCCCTGCCGCCGCCGGGCGTTCTGGCCGCCACTCCCTGGTGGGCCTGGACAGGAGGGGCGCTGGGCGCATTCTTCGTCTTCGCCACCATCGTCCTGGCCGGGCAACTGGGCGCTGCCACCACCATGGCCTGGCTCCTGGCCGGACAATTTCTGGCCGCCCTGCTTCTGGACCACTTCGGACTGGTCAGCTTTGCCCTGCGCGAGATCACTTGGCAGCGGGTGGCTGGCGTGGCATTGATCATCGCGGGCGCGGTGCTGGTCAACAAATACTGA